A region from the Halosolutus gelatinilyticus genome encodes:
- a CDS encoding asparagine synthase-related protein, with amino-acid sequence MHRELFGVFGDSETFERFRSSDEFDAVLDGPTATVGIRDSDLGTPGWSARYTGDDGYCVVWGEAYAPGDVSNVARWLFDRYETEGLDALSALNGSYLIVLDRETSDGAVVVTDPVRSRECYYTDDSGPRVFGTDPAAVGKTIAEPTLHRDGILEFLHLGVTLGEKTTVEELRRLPIDSRLARASIDRLDRFRYRPEEFDYVAELADRLERALRKRASLPGRKGVLLSAGYDSRIILSQLDVERGYTVGAPTAQEVRGAKRLAAQYGAGHTAFPPDERYLLPDESKVRYSHGIKESLHIHHAGYTASMNVDVMYHGLLCDTFFRGHFTAQDTVDVAGKRVPLGRLDPDPDPIETLLDKFGYSREASLELADRLPYDVDPEAFVRDAIADEFESRRWRADRVQNALTCCGIANQPSVPFHNHLADHFLTSFLATDRELIDWHLRTPPEHRTTDTFLRACESIDGDILRYRPPDRPHDTVLLNEIEGFVRRKTPFLSSFEPPWPNRETLFDRHDFDRRLLADAEHVHDLPARHKLRLIDLQRWAGRCLQTRERSLPWLQPPQLPKA; translated from the coding sequence ATGCACAGGGAACTCTTCGGCGTATTCGGCGACAGCGAGACGTTCGAGCGGTTCAGATCCAGCGACGAGTTCGACGCGGTACTCGACGGACCGACCGCGACGGTCGGCATCAGGGACAGCGATCTCGGAACGCCCGGCTGGAGCGCTCGGTACACCGGCGACGACGGCTACTGCGTCGTCTGGGGCGAAGCGTACGCCCCAGGCGACGTATCGAACGTCGCCCGCTGGCTCTTCGACCGATACGAGACCGAGGGGCTCGACGCGCTATCGGCGCTCAACGGTTCGTACCTGATCGTGCTCGATCGCGAGACGAGCGACGGCGCCGTCGTCGTCACGGACCCGGTCCGATCCCGGGAGTGTTACTACACCGACGACTCCGGGCCCCGCGTCTTCGGGACCGATCCCGCCGCGGTCGGCAAGACGATCGCGGAACCGACGCTCCATCGGGACGGGATCCTCGAGTTTCTGCACCTGGGCGTCACACTCGGCGAGAAGACGACCGTCGAAGAACTCCGTCGACTCCCGATCGACAGTCGGCTCGCGCGAGCGTCGATCGATCGGCTCGATCGGTTCCGCTACCGTCCCGAGGAGTTCGACTACGTGGCCGAACTCGCCGATCGGCTCGAACGGGCCCTCCGCAAGCGGGCGTCGTTGCCCGGGCGAAAGGGCGTCCTCCTTTCGGCGGGGTACGATTCGCGAATCATCCTCTCGCAGCTCGATGTCGAACGAGGGTACACCGTGGGCGCGCCGACGGCGCAGGAAGTGCGCGGCGCGAAGCGCCTGGCCGCCCAGTACGGTGCGGGCCACACGGCCTTTCCGCCGGACGAACGGTATCTCCTGCCCGACGAATCGAAGGTCCGCTACTCCCACGGAATCAAGGAGTCGCTGCACATCCACCACGCCGGATACACGGCGTCGATGAACGTCGACGTGATGTATCACGGACTCCTCTGTGACACCTTCTTCCGGGGTCACTTCACCGCACAGGACACCGTCGACGTCGCGGGCAAACGGGTTCCGCTCGGCCGCCTGGATCCCGACCCGGATCCGATCGAGACGCTCCTCGATAAGTTCGGCTACAGCCGCGAGGCGAGTCTCGAACTCGCCGATCGACTCCCGTACGACGTCGATCCGGAAGCGTTCGTCAGGGACGCGATCGCCGACGAGTTCGAATCCAGGCGGTGGCGGGCGGACCGCGTACAGAACGCACTCACGTGTTGTGGCATCGCCAACCAGCCGTCGGTCCCCTTCCACAACCACCTCGCCGATCACTTTCTGACGTCATTTCTGGCGACGGACCGCGAGTTGATCGACTGGCACCTTCGAACGCCGCCCGAACACCGAACGACCGACACCTTCCTCCGGGCGTGCGAGTCGATCGACGGCGATATTCTGCGATACCGGCCGCCCGATCGACCGCACGACACCGTGCTGCTCAACGAAATCGAAGGGTTCGTTCGGCGGAAAACTCCCTTCCTTTCGTCGTTCGAGCCGCCGTGGCCGAACCGCGAGACGCTCTTCGATCGACACGACTTCGATCGGCGCCTGCTGGCTGACGCCGAGCACGTCCACGACCTGCCGGCCAGGCACAAGCTCCGGCTCATCGACCTCCAGCGGTGGGCGGGTCGCTGTTTGCAGACGCGGGAACGATCGCTCCCCTGGTTGCAGCCGCCGCAACTTCCGAAAGCGTGA
- a CDS encoding polysaccharide deacetylase family protein translates to MPQHRTTRRRILALSGAAGIAATAGCADRLRSSSDSPDNESTDEPSTGSDDEGGGNDDPALADGVPPLETEYNSRERFRQPGESFDDFADLDAWEAVQGTAEGDQNVVFDGEQSLKLTAAEGEKAIVRRSVEGEDLTGTDLSFAVRTTTPRNLTINLRIVDQFGSERIHSLREITYRAPDVGWFRSSPGVFEQSEYEPAMDHLDFLEIQILHSMPEAEVWIDDLRTHKRPDNGYVVLSWDDGFRDYYETAAPLHDEYGFRSVQAPVPRWTEQGRDGIMTVSELLERQDAGDQIVVHGTHDPIHEYDESAIEKRLRQDKQWFIDNDFEGASYIVYPHNSFNKTSLKHKTTYHYCGGFNQAGNVNTTNVHGFDPLVLPRTIGHDLDIAKRCVDLAAAHNQCTVLNFHAFDANNTMPEGDYEALLKYIDGADVEVIGLDDLWELRTSGH, encoded by the coding sequence ATGCCACAGCATCGAACGACCCGACGACGGATTCTCGCACTGTCCGGCGCGGCCGGCATCGCCGCCACCGCGGGTTGTGCCGATCGGCTCCGGTCGTCGTCGGACAGCCCCGACAACGAATCCACTGACGAACCGTCGACCGGTTCGGACGACGAGGGCGGCGGGAACGACGACCCGGCGCTCGCCGACGGCGTTCCGCCGCTCGAAACCGAGTACAATAGCCGGGAACGGTTCCGACAGCCCGGCGAGTCATTCGACGACTTCGCGGATCTCGACGCTTGGGAGGCCGTACAGGGGACCGCTGAGGGAGACCAGAACGTCGTCTTTGATGGCGAGCAGAGCCTCAAACTGACGGCGGCGGAGGGCGAGAAGGCGATCGTCCGGCGGAGCGTCGAGGGCGAGGACCTCACGGGGACCGACCTGTCGTTCGCGGTCCGAACGACGACGCCGCGGAACCTGACGATCAACCTGCGAATCGTCGACCAGTTCGGGAGCGAACGCATTCACTCGCTTCGGGAGATCACGTACCGCGCGCCCGACGTCGGCTGGTTCCGATCGAGTCCGGGCGTCTTCGAGCAGAGCGAGTACGAACCCGCGATGGACCACCTCGACTTCCTCGAGATCCAGATCCTCCACTCCATGCCGGAGGCGGAGGTGTGGATCGACGACCTGCGGACGCACAAGCGCCCGGACAACGGGTACGTCGTCCTGAGCTGGGACGACGGATTCCGCGACTACTACGAGACGGCCGCGCCGCTCCACGACGAGTACGGCTTCCGATCGGTTCAGGCGCCGGTTCCCCGGTGGACGGAACAGGGTCGAGACGGAATCATGACGGTCTCGGAACTGCTCGAGCGACAGGACGCGGGCGACCAGATCGTCGTCCACGGGACCCACGACCCGATTCACGAGTACGACGAGTCGGCCATCGAGAAGCGACTTCGCCAGGACAAACAGTGGTTCATCGACAACGACTTCGAGGGGGCGAGCTACATCGTCTACCCGCACAATAGCTTCAACAAGACGAGCCTCAAGCACAAGACGACGTACCACTACTGCGGCGGCTTCAACCAGGCCGGCAACGTCAACACGACGAACGTCCACGGCTTCGATCCGCTGGTGCTCCCGCGGACGATCGGCCACGACCTCGACATCGCGAAACGCTGCGTCGACCTCGCGGCGGCACACAACCAGTGTACGGTGTTGAACTTCCACGCGTTCGACGCGAACAACACGATGCCGGAAGGCGACTACGAGGCGCTGCTCAAATACATCGACGGCGCCGACGTCGAGGTGATCGGCCTCGACGATCTCTGGGAACTGCGCACGAGCGGCCACTGA
- a CDS encoding sensor histidine kinase, with protein sequence MEFALNATDAVVWDWNVEDDEASFYPSAKSLYGTEIGTLEDFVEEIHPEDRQMVRRGIENSLETGEPKYEEIRFVRGEEVRWIEAPGYPVRDDDGPTRMVGVVRDITERKTYEHKLKESNERLEQFAYAASHDLQEPLRMVSSYLRIIEDRYADELDEAGEEFIEFAADGADRMREMIDGLLEYSRIETRGDPFERVDLNAVLEAVLADLQFRIEEHDAEITTEDLPDVRGDASQLRQLFQNLLENAIEYSGDEPPRVRVSATRTDGERVLSISDEGIGIDPEDQDRIFEVFQRLHTQDEHAGTGIGLALCKRIAERHGGEIQVDSELGEGATFSVSLPTPDATE encoded by the coding sequence ATGGAGTTCGCCCTCAACGCCACCGACGCGGTCGTCTGGGACTGGAACGTCGAGGACGACGAGGCTTCGTTCTATCCCTCGGCGAAGTCGCTATACGGGACCGAGATCGGAACGCTGGAAGATTTCGTCGAGGAGATCCACCCGGAGGACAGACAGATGGTGCGACGAGGTATCGAGAACTCCCTCGAAACCGGCGAGCCGAAGTACGAAGAGATTCGCTTCGTTCGAGGCGAGGAGGTGCGGTGGATCGAAGCCCCCGGCTACCCCGTTCGGGATGACGACGGTCCGACGCGGATGGTCGGCGTGGTTCGCGACATCACCGAACGGAAGACGTACGAGCACAAGCTCAAGGAGTCGAACGAGCGCCTCGAACAGTTCGCGTACGCGGCCTCTCACGACCTCCAGGAGCCGTTGCGCATGGTGTCGAGTTACCTCCGGATCATCGAGGACCGATACGCCGACGAGCTCGACGAGGCCGGCGAGGAGTTCATCGAGTTCGCCGCCGACGGCGCCGATCGGATGCGCGAGATGATCGACGGCCTCCTCGAGTACTCCCGCATCGAAACGCGGGGCGACCCGTTCGAACGCGTGGACCTAAACGCCGTCCTCGAAGCCGTGCTGGCCGACCTCCAGTTCCGGATCGAGGAACACGACGCCGAGATTACGACCGAGGACCTTCCGGATGTCAGGGGTGACGCCAGTCAGCTCCGCCAGCTGTTTCAGAACCTGCTCGAGAACGCGATCGAGTACAGCGGCGACGAGCCCCCGCGCGTACGCGTTTCGGCGACGCGGACCGACGGCGAGCGGGTCCTGTCGATCAGCGACGAGGGGATCGGCATCGATCCCGAGGACCAGGATCGCATTTTCGAGGTGTTCCAGCGGCTCCACACGCAGGACGAACACGCCGGCACGGGCATCGGACTCGCGCTCTGTAAGCGAATCGCCGAGCGCCACGGCGGCGAGATTCAGGTCGATTCGGAGCTGGGTGAGGGAGCGACGTTTTCGGTGTCGCTCCCGACACCGGACGCTACCGAATAG
- a CDS encoding PKD domain-containing protein, protein MERELLSRRSVLTAATGCALASAGVAMADDQSGDETDGKSADTGDVVRDSFTIRTGTDEETTVYVAEAPTDGPTAVVVGGVHGNEVAGYTAADQIANWTIKAGTLVTIPEANAVAIERRTRTDDDGVDLNRQFTEGSEPETELARAIWNVVADYDPDVLIDLHESTGIYAGDPVDGVGQAIFHSDGDAAADAANAAEYVTRNYVDDPDLAFQTGPFSHPDTDPMGLLVHKAARDLGADAFLAETLSTDIDLETRVQWHSAIVERLLKDDLMLDDQDNGHVPDEPVDEEPENEKPDESADDGPDGDEPTEGGDGDAGDAPNREPPVAKLKTVPEGADERALERGQTVTLDASCSCAPDGEIVAYEWDVDGDGSFDETGKTIEVTIGASGDHTVVLRVTDDAELTDTAEITLSTR, encoded by the coding sequence ATGGAGCGAGAGTTGCTCTCACGACGATCTGTACTGACCGCCGCAACCGGCTGTGCGCTCGCGAGCGCAGGCGTTGCGATGGCCGACGACCAGTCTGGCGACGAGACGGATGGCAAATCGGCCGACACCGGAGACGTCGTTCGCGACTCGTTCACGATCAGGACCGGTACGGACGAAGAGACGACGGTATACGTGGCCGAGGCGCCGACAGACGGCCCGACGGCGGTCGTGGTCGGCGGCGTGCACGGCAACGAAGTCGCGGGCTACACCGCGGCCGACCAGATCGCCAACTGGACGATCAAGGCCGGGACCCTGGTCACGATCCCCGAGGCGAACGCCGTCGCGATCGAGCGCCGAACCCGGACCGACGACGACGGCGTCGATCTCAACCGGCAGTTCACCGAAGGAAGCGAGCCCGAGACGGAACTCGCACGCGCCATCTGGAACGTCGTCGCCGACTACGATCCCGACGTCCTCATCGACCTCCACGAGTCGACGGGGATCTACGCGGGCGATCCGGTCGACGGCGTCGGACAGGCGATCTTCCACTCCGACGGCGACGCGGCCGCCGACGCAGCGAACGCCGCCGAATACGTCACCCGCAACTACGTGGACGATCCCGACCTGGCGTTCCAGACCGGCCCGTTCTCCCATCCCGACACCGACCCGATGGGACTGCTCGTCCACAAGGCCGCCCGCGATCTCGGTGCGGACGCGTTTCTCGCGGAGACCCTTTCCACCGACATCGACCTCGAAACCCGCGTGCAGTGGCACTCGGCGATCGTCGAGCGTCTCCTCAAGGACGACCTCATGCTCGACGACCAGGATAACGGCCACGTCCCCGACGAACCCGTCGACGAGGAGCCGGAGAACGAAAAACCGGACGAATCCGCGGACGATGGCCCGGACGGCGACGAGCCCACCGAGGGCGGCGATGGAGACGCCGGCGACGCGCCGAACCGCGAACCGCCGGTCGCGAAGCTCAAAACGGTCCCGGAAGGCGCCGACGAGCGCGCGCTCGAACGGGGACAGACCGTCACGCTCGACGCCTCGTGCTCGTGCGCTCCCGACGGCGAGATCGTCGCTTACGAGTGGGACGTCGACGGTGACGGCTCGTTCGACGAGACCGGAAAGACGATCGAGGTGACGATCGGCGCGTCCGGCGACCACACGGTCGTGCTGCGCGTCACCGACGATGCGGAGCTGACGGATACCGCGGAGATCACGCTCTCGACCCGCTGA
- a CDS encoding sugar-transfer associated ATP-grasp domain-containing protein yields MNVRELYRTAKGLQGLASTEFESDGARSLRRRLWLWRRGFVSPSDAVYDLTESTYEDYLTDYQRYVGTRGINGTWSVALSNKLLFHRVMGPFDDYRMAVYGMLRDGAIHPVDGPSTAPESPTAGRELTDGGRAVPASNGADSETVAGSADGDRGPSAASATRNAAQRVVERLDDEGALVLKWVRGGGGNNVLLCERTDDGFLVNGDRYPETAFRSLVADLDEYLVCEFVEQGSFSAGFYPTTPNTLRVITMYDDEAGEPFVAAAIHRMGTAESEPLDNFTQGGLSAAIDRETGALSAGARPPVDGEVEWHSAHPDTGTQIEGERVPGWSRIRDRLLEIADVCSFVPYVGWDVIVTGEDGEFTIIEANSYPGMKSVQVHGPLLADDRVRRFYERRGVC; encoded by the coding sequence GTGAACGTCCGAGAACTCTACCGCACGGCCAAGGGACTGCAGGGACTCGCGTCGACCGAGTTCGAGTCCGACGGCGCCCGATCGCTCCGCCGCCGCCTCTGGCTGTGGCGGCGCGGGTTCGTCAGCCCGTCCGACGCCGTCTACGACCTCACGGAGTCGACGTACGAGGACTACCTGACCGACTACCAGCGGTACGTCGGAACGCGGGGGATCAACGGAACGTGGTCGGTCGCCCTGTCGAACAAACTCCTCTTTCACCGCGTGATGGGGCCGTTCGACGACTACCGCATGGCGGTGTACGGCATGCTCCGCGACGGGGCCATCCACCCGGTCGACGGCCCGTCGACGGCGCCGGAGTCGCCGACGGCGGGTCGCGAACTGACCGACGGGGGTCGCGCCGTCCCCGCGTCGAACGGTGCCGATTCCGAGACGGTCGCCGGATCGGCCGACGGCGATCGCGGACCGTCCGCCGCGTCAGCGACTCGTAACGCGGCCCAGCGGGTCGTCGAACGTCTCGACGACGAAGGAGCGCTGGTCCTCAAGTGGGTCCGCGGCGGCGGCGGAAACAACGTTCTCCTGTGCGAACGGACCGACGACGGGTTCCTGGTCAACGGCGACCGCTACCCGGAGACCGCGTTCAGATCGCTGGTCGCGGACCTCGACGAGTACCTCGTCTGCGAGTTCGTCGAACAGGGCTCGTTTTCGGCGGGGTTCTACCCGACCACGCCGAACACGCTTCGCGTGATCACGATGTACGACGACGAAGCGGGCGAACCGTTCGTCGCGGCGGCGATTCACCGGATGGGAACCGCCGAGTCCGAACCGCTGGATAACTTCACGCAGGGCGGCCTCTCCGCGGCGATCGATCGCGAGACGGGTGCACTCAGCGCCGGCGCCCGACCGCCCGTCGACGGTGAGGTCGAGTGGCACTCGGCGCATCCGGACACCGGCACGCAGATCGAGGGGGAACGAGTTCCGGGCTGGAGCCGGATTCGGGACCGACTGCTCGAGATCGCGGACGTGTGCTCGTTCGTTCCCTACGTCGGCTGGGACGTCATCGTTACCGGCGAGGATGGCGAGTTCACGATCATCGAGGCGAACAGCTATCCCGGCATGAAGTCCGTCCAGGTTCACGGGCCGCTGTTGGCGGACGATCGCGTGCGGCGGTTCTACGAGCGACGCGGCGTCTGCTAA
- a CDS encoding glycosyltransferase family 2 protein, protein MTRVSVVIPTYNRAATLSRAIDSALDQTIDDLEVIVVDDGSTDDTPSVLSEYDDPRVRPVVHATNRGANVARNTGIERARGEYVAFLDSDDEWHPEKLERQLAVLENRSDEWVGVYCDTAYDLSGTTGAIRGTAATLLARGDDTPTREGDEELIGEILADNVQPGAGSTLLVRTSVAAEAGGFDETLDRFQDPEFCLRVLEHGKLAYVDEALVSREETGHPPAAVIESASRQYLSAYEDEVERFEAMGYEIRSAHELLLAKRYAAEGRLLRGAWHLRKASVSPRHVPGLCWTTGTGIRRRPLPIVATIGVLAVSVLLGRSALGRS, encoded by the coding sequence ATGACTCGCGTCAGCGTCGTTATCCCGACGTACAACAGAGCGGCAACGCTTTCTCGCGCGATCGACAGCGCGCTCGACCAGACGATCGACGACCTCGAGGTGATCGTCGTCGACGACGGCTCGACCGACGACACACCGTCGGTGCTGTCGGAGTACGACGATCCGCGGGTTCGGCCCGTCGTCCACGCGACCAACCGGGGTGCGAACGTCGCCCGAAACACGGGAATCGAACGCGCCCGCGGGGAGTACGTCGCCTTCCTCGACTCGGACGACGAGTGGCACCCGGAGAAACTCGAGCGGCAACTTGCGGTCCTCGAGAATCGATCGGACGAGTGGGTCGGCGTCTACTGCGACACGGCGTACGACCTCTCGGGGACGACCGGTGCGATCCGGGGAACCGCCGCCACCCTGCTCGCCCGCGGAGACGACACGCCCACGCGGGAAGGCGACGAGGAACTGATCGGCGAGATCCTCGCGGACAACGTTCAGCCGGGCGCCGGGTCGACGCTGCTCGTCCGGACGAGCGTCGCGGCGGAGGCCGGCGGCTTCGACGAGACGCTCGATCGGTTCCAGGATCCGGAATTCTGTCTGCGCGTGCTCGAACACGGCAAGCTCGCCTACGTCGACGAGGCGCTCGTCAGCCGCGAGGAGACCGGACATCCGCCGGCGGCCGTGATCGAAAGCGCGAGCCGCCAGTACCTCTCGGCGTACGAGGACGAGGTCGAACGCTTCGAGGCGATGGGGTACGAGATTCGATCGGCACACGAACTCCTCCTCGCGAAGCGGTACGCCGCCGAGGGTCGACTCCTCCGGGGCGCGTGGCACCTCCGGAAGGCGTCCGTGTCGCCGCGGCACGTCCCCGGCCTCTGCTGGACCACCGGGACGGGCATTCGCCGTCGCCCGCTGCCGATCGTCGCGACGATCGGCGTTCTCGCCGTCTCAGTACTCCTCGGCCGATCCGCGCTCGGGCGATCGTGA
- a CDS encoding polysaccharide deacetylase family protein encodes MTNRNRRSFVTAVAATGTLGLAGCLSSVREWSGMDDDPTPSQPDSDDGNDGGDGNDGGDGGDVPGLPGEAIDSFEALDDWVSMIDAGQFEATTDDPYAGSQSARLTAPEESEYAGVYQTYTDGIDLRKKNLSLAVSYTGREQLHLRLELFAPNSRNVHTLSRTLTGPTDRWVRVDFGTDDIETQPDLSDVREIRLSARRRGDPTGSIDCRVDDLRAVDRPETGAVLLLFDGTLESHHARAFEHMQEYGFAGVEAVIPEAVGEGGRLTIDKLGDLNDAGWDLAARPRTGSQFIHEFSPEQQEGMIRRTKAYLENRGFADGARHFVTPRNVLGSNTLDLVREYHEQAFRYGGAPNGLPLTDPHNLGFFSGAAGETTKRYVDHAAAYGQLAVLHFEHIGDSGLSERAFEDLLAYIDAQDVNVVTASDLLEEN; translated from the coding sequence ATGACGAACCGAAACCGACGATCGTTCGTGACCGCGGTAGCGGCGACCGGAACGCTCGGCCTCGCCGGGTGCCTGTCGAGCGTTCGCGAGTGGTCCGGTATGGACGACGATCCGACGCCGTCTCAGCCGGATTCGGACGACGGGAACGACGGCGGCGACGGGAACGACGGCGGCGACGGGGGCGACGTGCCGGGCCTTCCCGGCGAGGCGATCGACTCCTTCGAGGCCCTGGACGACTGGGTGTCGATGATCGACGCCGGACAGTTCGAAGCCACGACAGACGACCCGTACGCCGGCTCGCAGTCCGCTCGGCTCACCGCGCCCGAGGAGTCGGAGTACGCGGGCGTCTACCAGACGTACACCGACGGGATCGACCTGCGCAAGAAGAACCTCTCGCTGGCTGTCAGCTACACCGGACGCGAGCAGCTGCACCTCAGACTCGAACTATTCGCGCCGAACTCGCGCAACGTCCACACGCTGAGTCGAACGCTCACCGGACCGACGGATCGGTGGGTCCGGGTCGACTTCGGCACCGACGACATCGAGACCCAGCCCGACCTCTCCGACGTGCGAGAGATCCGACTGAGCGCCCGCCGTCGGGGCGATCCGACCGGCTCGATCGACTGTCGGGTCGACGATCTCCGGGCCGTCGATCGGCCCGAGACGGGAGCGGTGCTGTTGTTGTTCGACGGAACGCTTGAGAGTCACCACGCTCGCGCGTTCGAGCACATGCAGGAATACGGCTTTGCGGGCGTCGAGGCCGTCATCCCCGAGGCCGTCGGCGAGGGTGGCCGGCTCACGATCGACAAACTCGGCGACCTGAACGACGCCGGCTGGGACCTGGCGGCCCGCCCGCGAACGGGGTCGCAGTTCATCCACGAGTTTTCCCCAGAGCAACAGGAGGGAATGATCAGACGGACGAAAGCGTACCTCGAGAACCGCGGCTTCGCCGACGGCGCACGCCACTTCGTCACGCCACGGAACGTACTCGGATCGAATACCCTCGACCTCGTCAGGGAGTACCACGAGCAGGCGTTCCGGTACGGCGGCGCCCCGAACGGGCTCCCGCTCACCGACCCGCACAACCTGGGGTTCTTCTCGGGCGCCGCCGGCGAGACGACCAAGCGGTACGTCGACCACGCCGCCGCGTACGGGCAGCTCGCGGTGTTGCATTTCGAACACATCGGCGACAGCGGCCTGTCCGAGCGCGCGTTCGAGGACCTGCTCGCGTACATCGATGCGCAGGACGTGAACGTCGTCACCGCGTCGGACCTGCTGGAGGAGAACTGA
- a CDS encoding glycosyltransferase family 2 protein — MYRGATVGVVIPAYDEEGFVGDVIREMPDYVDRIYAIDDQSTDGTWDEILAAAREDASDRPTDDREDAGRLIADGGTSALASRASVRDPIGRVVPIQHRENRGAGGAIKTGYLAALADAVDATVTVDADGQMDLSQMPRLLDPIVEGEADYAKGNRLLLREYRAEMPRFRFVGNAMLTFLTKVAAGYWKTMDPQNGYTAISCDALEAIEVEALYEYYGYCNDLLVKLNVSGMRVADVAMPAVYGEEESSIAYSQYVPKVSSMLLRNFLWRLTTKHLVLDFHPLALFYILGAATAAIGAIGAAAAAAATLSGIGGSIVDGSMSVLLVLGGVTLLLFAMVFDMAESEHLETQVQ; from the coding sequence ATGTACCGCGGTGCGACTGTCGGCGTCGTGATCCCCGCCTACGACGAGGAGGGGTTCGTCGGCGACGTGATCCGGGAGATGCCCGACTACGTCGATCGGATCTACGCGATCGATGACCAGTCGACGGACGGCACGTGGGACGAGATCCTCGCGGCCGCTCGCGAAGACGCGAGCGATCGGCCGACGGACGATCGCGAGGACGCCGGACGACTCATAGCCGACGGCGGGACGTCCGCCCTCGCGTCCCGAGCGAGCGTCCGCGACCCGATCGGACGGGTCGTCCCGATCCAACACCGCGAGAACCGCGGCGCCGGCGGCGCGATCAAGACCGGCTACCTCGCGGCGCTCGCGGACGCCGTCGACGCGACGGTGACCGTCGACGCCGACGGGCAGATGGACCTCTCCCAGATGCCGCGGCTGCTCGATCCGATCGTCGAGGGCGAGGCCGACTACGCGAAGGGGAACCGGCTCCTGCTCCGGGAGTACCGGGCGGAGATGCCCCGGTTCCGGTTCGTCGGCAACGCGATGCTGACGTTCCTGACGAAAGTCGCCGCCGGCTACTGGAAGACGATGGATCCGCAAAACGGGTACACGGCGATCTCCTGCGACGCGCTCGAAGCGATCGAGGTCGAGGCCCTTTACGAGTACTACGGCTACTGCAACGACCTACTGGTGAAGCTAAACGTCAGCGGAATGCGCGTCGCCGACGTGGCGATGCCGGCCGTCTACGGCGAGGAGGAGTCGAGCATCGCGTACTCGCAGTACGTCCCGAAGGTCTCGTCGATGCTGCTGCGCAACTTCCTCTGGCGGCTGACGACGAAACACCTCGTGCTCGACTTCCACCCGCTCGCACTGTTTTACATCCTCGGCGCCGCGACGGCCGCGATCGGCGCGATCGGCGCGGCCGCCGCCGCGGCCGCGACGCTCTCGGGTATCGGGGGGTCGATCGTCGACGGCTCGATGAGCGTCCTGCTGGTCCTCGGCGGCGTCACGCTGCTCCTGTTCGCGATGGTGTTCGACATGGCCGAGAGCGAACACCTCGAGACGCAGGTCCAGTAG
- a CDS encoding response regulator → MTGATADPRTGRRTVRILHVDDDPNFAALTAVFLERKNDRFTVKTARSASEGFEQIVGGDFDCVVSDYEMPGRNGLEFLQAVREENPDLPFILFTGKGSEAVASDAAARGVTDYFRKGVGTEQYDAIAERIDTVVAIR, encoded by the coding sequence ATGACTGGCGCGACGGCAGATCCTCGTACCGGGCGGAGAACGGTCCGCATTCTCCACGTCGATGACGACCCGAACTTCGCCGCCTTGACCGCGGTGTTTCTCGAACGGAAGAACGATCGGTTCACCGTGAAGACGGCCCGTAGCGCCAGCGAGGGATTCGAGCAAATCGTGGGCGGAGACTTCGACTGCGTCGTTTCGGACTACGAGATGCCCGGGCGGAACGGCCTCGAGTTTCTGCAGGCCGTCCGCGAGGAGAATCCCGATCTCCCCTTCATCCTCTTCACTGGGAAAGGAAGCGAAGCGGTGGCCAGCGACGCCGCCGCTCGCGGTGTCACCGACTACTTCCGGAAGGGAGTCGGGACGGAACAGTACGACGCGATCGCCGAGCGCATCGACACCGTCGTCGCCATTCGATAG